In Nomia melanderi isolate GNS246 chromosome 4, iyNomMela1, whole genome shotgun sequence, the following are encoded in one genomic region:
- the Stt3A gene encoding catalytic subunit 3A of the oligosaccharyltransferase complex, which yields MGTLTKTRGLRMSAQKQETLLKLTVLSLAAILSFATRLFSVLRFESVIHEFDPYFNYRTTKYLAENGFYSFHNWFDDRVWYPLGRIIGGTIYPGLMITSAAIYRILWLLNITLDIRTICVFLAPLFSSLTTIITYMLTKELKDSASGLFAAAMIAIVPGYISRSVAGSYDNEGIAIFCMLFTYYMWIKAVKTGAICWATCAALAYFYMVSSWGGYVFLINLIPLHVLTLMVTGRFSHRIYVAYSILYCIGTILSMQISFVGFQPVQSSEHMLALGVFGLCQIHALVDYLRSKMSQDDFEVLFRGLVISIVSISFVLGIILTITGKISPWTGRFYSLLDPSYAKNHIPIIASVSEHQPTSWSSFYFDLQILVFLFPSGLYFCFSKLTDSNIFLILYGVTSLYFAGVMVRLMLVLAPVMCILGGIGASSLLVTYMKQLDGTKVTDKKSKKFESNYILKSKIATLFITVMCILFFSYTIHCTWVTAEAYSSPSIVLSARSPDGGRMIFDDFREAYYWLRMNTPENAKVMSWWDYGYQITAMANRTILVDNNTWNNTHISRVGQAMASSEEKAYEIMRELDVNYVLVIFGGLTGYSSDDINKFLWMVRIGGSTEKGKSITEWDYYNSAGEFRVDKEGSPILLNCLMYKMCYYRFGQVYTEGGKPSGYDRVRNMEIGNKDFELDMLEEAYTTEHWLVRIYKVKDLRNRGN from the exons CATTTGCAACAAGATTATTCTCTGTCTTAAGATTCGAGAGTGTCATTCATGAATTTGATCCATATTTCAATTATCGCACAACAAAGTATTTAGCTGAAAatggattttatagttttcataattGGTTCGATGATCGTGTTTGGTATCCTCTTGGCAGGATAATTGGAG GAACCATATATCCAGGTTTAATGATAACATCCGCAGCAATATATCGTATTTTATGgttattgaatattactttagATATACGTACTATTTGTGTCTTCCTGGCTCCATTATTTTCTAGTTTAACAACAATTATAACTTATATGCTCACTAAAGAATTGAAG GATTCTGCGTCAGGATTATTCGCCGCAGCTATGATAGCAATTGTTCCTGGTTATATATCGCGATCTGTGGCGGGCTCTTATGATAACGAGGGTATAGCCATTTTTTGTATGCTGTTTACCTATTACATGTGGATAAAAGCAGTTAAAACAGGAGCGATTTGTTGGGCGACTTGTGCTGCTCTCGCGTATTTTTACATGGTGTCTTCCTGGGGTGGCTACGTGTTCTTAATTAATCTTATTCCTCTGCACGTGTTAACTTTGATGGTGACAGGCAGATTTTCACACAGGATATATGTTGCATACAGCATTCTCTATTGCATAGGAACAATTCTATCTATGCAAATATCATTTGTTGGTTTTCAACCTGTTCAGAGTTCTGAACACATGCTT GCATTAGGAGTTTTCGGACTTTgtcaaattcatgcgctagttGATTATTTGCGTAGCAAAATGTCACAGGATGACTTTGAAGTACTTTTCCGTGGTCTTGTTATCTCCATAGTTAGTATTTCATTCGTTTTGGGGATTATTTTAACTATTACAG GTAAAATATCTCCATGGACTGGACGTTTTTACTCTCTGTTGGATCCGTCTTACGCAAAGAATCACATACCAATAATTGCTTCTGTTTCTGAACATCAGCCAACGTCGTggagttcattttattttgatctGCAAATTTTGGTATTTCTATTTCCTTCGGGATTGTATTTCTGCTTCTCAAAGTTAACAGATTCTAacattttccttattttatatGGAGTCACAAGTTTATATTTCGCC GGTGTAATGGTCCGTCTAATGTTAGTTCTTGCTCCCGTGATGTGTATTTTGGGTGGAATCGGAGCATCCTCTTTGCTCGTTACTTACATGAAACAATTAGATGGTACAAAGGTTACTGACAAGAAATCCAAAAAATTCGAAAGCAATTACATACTGAAAAGCAAG aTTGCTACACTTTTCATAACAGTAATGTGCATTCTCTTCTTTTCGTACACCATCCATTGCACGTGGGTTACAGCGGAAGCTTATAGTTCACCCAGCATTGTATTGTCGGCGCGGTCTCCTGACGGTGGACGAATGATTTTCGATGATTTTAGAGAGGCATATTATTGGCTGCGCATGAACACACCAGAA AATGCCAAGGTAATGTCTTGGTGGGACTACGGATATCAAATTACTGCAATGGCGAACCGTACAATTTTAGTAGACAATAATACATGGAACAATACCCACATATCACGAGTCGGTCAAGCAATGGCGAGTTCCGAGGAGAAAGCTTATGAGATAATGAGAGAACTAGACGTTAATTACGTTCTTGTAATTTTCGGAGGACTTACAGGATATTCATCAGATG ATATAAACAAGTTCCTATGGATGGTGCGCATCGGTGGAAGCACTGAAAAGGGCAAATCTATCACTGAATGGGATTATTATAATTCTGCAGGGGAGTTCAGAGTTGACAAAGAAGGTTCTCCAATTTTGCTCAATTGTCTTATGTACAAAATGTGTTACTATAGATTTGGTCAAGTCTATACCGAAGGAG GTAAACCGTCGGGGTACGATAGAGTTAGGAATATGGAAATTGGCAATAAAGATTTTGAATTGGACATGTTAGAAGAAGCTTATACAACGGAACATTGGCTGGTACGGATTTATAAGGTGAAGGATTTAAGAAATAGAGGAAATTAA